A genomic segment from Echeneis naucrates chromosome 20, fEcheNa1.1, whole genome shotgun sequence encodes:
- the chst2b gene encoding carbohydrate sulfotransferase 2, translating into MRGKQYHQPLKLTAPWEKDAGFGRKLKTYRNHTKIIAQPGIVMKVLRRKRIVLFMAYFLLLVLTMLNLANYKWTKEPQQCNHQMRSTTYQSRSDIRFLYRPSLAKKRQLIYVLTTWRSGSSFFGELFNQNPDVFFLYEPMWHIWQKLYPGDAVSLQGAARDMLSSLYRCDLSVFQLYNSPGGKNFTSLGLFGATLNKVVCSYPLCSAYRKEVVGMVDDKVCKKCPPQSLRLLEEECLKYSTIVIKGVRILDVNVLAPLMEDPSLDLKVIHLVRDPRAVANSRIKSRHGLIRENLQVVRSRDPKLRRIPFVDPGHKANKKDGSDYHSIGAMEVICDRTSRTLRTALNPPSWLKGKYMAVRYEDLVENPVKTLRNIYRFANLTTNHDIESFALNMTSGSSSSSKPFIVSSRNATQAASAWRTVLSIQQIKQVEDYCHHAMSILGYERVRTAGEAKDLSKSLLAHSKL; encoded by the coding sequence ATGAGAGGCAAACAGTATCACCAACCCCTGAAGTTGACGGCGCCTTGGGAGAAGGATGCTGGCTTTGGGAGGAAGCTTAAAACCTACCGGAATCATACCAAGATTATAGCACAGCCTGGGATCGTGATGAAAGTCCTCCGCAGGAAGAGGATTGTCTTATTTATGGCCTATTTCTTACTGCTGGTCCTCACTATGCTGAACTTGGCTAATTATAAATGGACTAAAGAGCCACAGCAGTGCAACCATCAGATGAGGAGCACCACTTACCAGAGCAGATCTGACATACGCTTCTTGTACAGGCCCTCTCTGGCTAAAAAGAGACAGCTTATCTACGTGCTGACCACCTGGAGGTCAGGCTCGTCCTTTTTTGGGGAGCTTTTCAACCAAAACCCTGACGTGTTCTTCCTGTATGAGCCGATGTGGCACATCTGGCAGAAACTGTACCCGGGTGATGCGGTGTCTTTGCAAGGGGCAGCCAGGGACATGCTCAGCTCCTTGTACCGCTGtgatctgtctgtttttcaacTTTACAACAGCCCCGGGGGCAAGAATTTTACCTCCCTCGGGCTGTTTGGGGCAACCCTCAATAAAGTTGTGTGCTCCTATCCCCTCTGCTCAGCCTACAGGAAGGAGGTGGTGGGGATGGTCGATGACAAGGTGTGTAAAAAGTGTCCTCCTCAGAGCCTTAGACTGTTGGAGGAGGAGTGCCTCAAATACAGCACCATCGTCATTAAAGGGGTACGCATTTTGGATGTCAACGTGCTGGCCCCGCTCATGGAGGACCCATCCTTGGATTTGAAGGTGATACACCTGGTAAGAGACCCAAGGGCAGTGGCTAACTCCAGGATCAAATCCAGACACGGCCTGATAAGGGAGAATTTACAGGTGGTTCGCAGCAGGGACCCTAAACTTCGCCGGATACCTTTTGTGGATCCTGGTCACAAGGCCAACAAGAAGGATGGCTCAGACTACCACTCCATCGGCGCCATGGAGGTGATCTGTGACCGCACGTCCAGGACTTTGAGGACCGCCTTAAACCCACCAAGCTGGCTGAAGGGGAAGTACATGGCTGTACGGTACGAGGATCTGGTCGAGAACCCCGTTAAGACCTTGCGGAACATCTACCGTTTTGCCAACTTGACCACCAACCACGACATTGAGTCATTTGCACTGAACATGACCAGCGGCTCCAGCTCTTCCTCTAAGCCTTTCATAGTCTCATCCAGGAACGCCACACAAGCAGCTAGTGCATGGAGAACAGTGCTGAGCATTCAACAGATCAAACAAGTAGAGGACTACTGTCACCATGCCATGTCTATTCTAGGGTACGAAAGAGTCAGAACAGCCGGGGAGGCTAAGGACTTGAGCAAATCACTACTGGCACACTCCAAACTGTGA